In Vidua chalybeata isolate OUT-0048 chromosome 4, bVidCha1 merged haplotype, whole genome shotgun sequence, the genomic window cttttaaagcaagtGTACAAGTGTGGCTCATTTGTCtgattaaaaaagcattttttagcTACTAGGTATCTTGGCAGCCATAGACAgcctgttctttttctcttctcaatAAGATGTTGAATGTAACAGTGACAGTGGGCATAGTTGTGGGGAAAAGGCCTGCTGCAACACTTGTGCACTGTTTGTTACTTGCAAATGTAATTACTTTGTTTTGTGATTTGATCTGTTCTTGGAAGTTGtatatattttctaaatgaTTTCTCTGTGTATATAAGGTATGTTCTTTAATGAAGAAACAGCAATGCAATAAGGAGCTTTGCacagtttattttcaaacaaaatacatgtgaaaaaaaatcacctgccTAAACATGCAATTATTTCAACTTCTCAGTAACTTGATTTGAAGGTAATGCTTGAATTTTGATAAAAACAGAGCTGACTAGTAATGGCATAGAATTTCTTGCCACTGAACTTTTCAAGTTTCTTGCAGTATACCAAATCTCTTAATTAGCTAATACAGAAATCTTCTTCAAGAAATTCAGggaattgcattaaaaaaatgacaatttAATTGTTCAGGTTCTTGAAAGTATCTGTAACAAGATGCATGAGATTTTCTTTCATGGAGCAAATGTCCCCATCAAGcaaactttcttttcttcatgagtttaaagaaaaatgaaactgctgCAGTACATGGAAAGTGCCACTGTATGTGCAGCAGATCAGAGAAACCAGAAAACTCCAACCAGCTTTGGGATTCTTTACAATCTGCACTTTATAATAAAGCAGTTTTGCAACTTTGATCTGCAGTCAATCAGtaatattatttcatttagtaaacaatttcatttggaaaaaaaaggtaccTTGTAACAGCttatttttgaatgttttaaaacaagaatGATCTATAGAGAAGTGTTGGTACATCTCCTGCACATCATGTTTAAATTGGGTTATGTAATTAccatgtttgttttgtttagatATGTGTATCAAACTGGAACTTTTTCAACTGTAAATATATGGTTTTGTTAAATAAAGTCATGTAAAGTTATCTTAATCAACTGTTGTCAATGTAATTTAGATACTGAAAATTCCAGTACTagtctttttcttctcagatgGCTTTAccagttttctgtcttttatctGAACTCCCCTCCAAGCAGGAGTCAGCCCAGCACAGTgacatttctgcatttccagctgctgactCAGCAGCTCTACAGTATTTTTCCTCGAAGTCCTGAAGTGGTATCTCAGTTCCAAGCACTCCACTTTTCTGCTGCAGTTTCAGGTTGTTTCTCCACAGGCTTTCAGTTTGTTTCTCTGGCTGGCGTTGTTTTGGTCAGGATATCGCTCTCCTCTGACACGTTTCCCACCCATCCGTTCACCCTTTCTGCCTTGGCTTTCAGCTTCCACTAACTCCAGTTTTCCCATGAAGTGGCTGAGAATATGGGGGCGGTACGTTACATACGTTCTTTTTGAGCTTCAGAATTTCATCACAGATGGTCGAGCTCTTTCTTCACGTGCTTACAGGCCATAGAGTGTTGAGCAGTTCTCTCCGAGTCACGGTGGTTCCAACAGTTTGGATTTCACGCCTCAGCCTGATGTTTTCTGCATGGGCCGAGAGGAGTAGATCTAAAAGAAGAATcgctttatttctttaatccTCACCTGTCCGGGGCAGAGGTGTTTCCATTCGGAATGTCCCGACAATGCCAGGGCTCCTCCCGCGGCGATGCGCGGCTCCgcccgcggggcccggcccggccccgcttCCCCCGTTGCCGGGCACCCGCGAGGCCCCGCCCCCTGCTCgtgcgcggccccgccccctggCGGGCGGCCCCTGCGCGGCGGCTCCGCTCGGGGCGGCCCCTCCCATTGGCCGCGGGAAGGGCAGACGGGTCCGCCTCGACCAATCGGAGCCGTCCGCTCGCGCTGACAGCCCCCGCGCCGGCCAGCCCCGGCCCCATTGGCCCGTGCtcgccgcggccccgccccccgaGCGCGCTGCCATTGGCGGCGCGGGCGCCGGGGGCGCggccgcgcgcgcgcgcgggCGGGGTAAGATGGCGGAACTGGGGAAGAAGTACTGCGTGTACTGCCTGGCCGAGGTGAGCCCGCTGCGCTTCCGCTGCACCGAGTGCGCCGACATCGAGCTCTGCCCCGAGTGCTTCTCGGCGGGCGCCGAGATCGGCCCGCACCGCCGATGGCACGGCTACCAGCTGGTGGACGGCGGCCGCTTCACCCTCTGGGGCGCCGAGGCCGAGGGCGGCTGGAGCAGCCgcgaggagcagctgctgctggacgCCATCGAGCAGTTCGGCTTCGGCAACTGGGTAAGGGGCGAGGGGCGAGGGACAAGGGGCGGGGGCGAGCCTCCTCCTCGGAGCAGCGGCCCTGACAGCAGCCCCTGTCAGGGGGCGCATCCTGCGCTGCGGAGCCCGGGCTGCCCCTGTCTCTCCGGGCGGGCTCCCCGCTGGTCCGAGGAGCGCACTCCGCAGCTCGGACCTGTCGCTACTTGAAGTTCTGCCTTTGCCTCCCGTCAGCACGTCCGTGTCACAGATCTTGCACCTGCCTCTTAGCCGTGCCCGGCCTTTGCCGTCAGTATGTCCCAGCTGCGGGCTGCCTGCTCGCCCTCAGTGTCACTGCACAGCCAGACTTGGgtttaaaaagcagcagtaagAAAGCATCATCTCACGGTCACAGAACGGGTCAGGATGGAAAGGAGTCCAGTGGGTCATCCCGGAGCACATTGCACGGAACTGCATCCAGACGATTCTTGCCTAtttccagtgagggagactccacagtctctctgggcagtctgtcccagtgctcGGTATCCTGCACAGTGAAGAAGTCCTTCCTCATGTACATGTGGGACTTCTTGTGAATCAGTTTCTGCTTGTTACCTCTTGTCCTATTTCTtggcaccacagagcagagcttcGTCCATTTGACAGCTCCATTGAGATCCTGATAGACATTGGTGATGTCCCCTCTCAGTTGTCccttcttgaggctgaacaaGCGCAACTCCCTCAGCCTGTCCTAGTAAGAGAGACACTCCAGTCCCCCAGTCATCCTCATTGCCCTCTGCTGCACCATTTGATTAATTTTTGATTGATTTGATTTGTTGCTTATGTTTTGCTTCATTAAATATAAAGACTTTTTCAAACCTTAAAGTGTACAATCATTGCAGCTTGGTTAGTTCTTAAATAActagaaaggaataaaaatggtTACTCTTACAGTAAAAACTGTTTATTTCCATGTTGCTCCTCAGTAATGTGatataaacaagcaaaaagccAAGCTGTACAGCGCTGTTGGTGTTGGGACTTGGAAAGCTTCCTGGTTATGGTAAGCTGGCTTTGTGGGAGCGCCATGGGTGCTCAGGAATCACCCTGTGGTGCTGTTTTTGTGGCTTACCTGCATCCATGCACTGTCAGCACTCATCCAGAGCTGAAATCACAGATCTGATAGAAATGTGGCCGGCATTGCTAGAGAAGTTTAGGTACTGGGAGTTGGCTTTTGAGGAGCAAGGAAAAACCCATGCTCTTTCCTGAGTGCTCATTATGCTGGAGATGTAATGGGAATTGTTTTATcactcctcctttttttctgtttaggaGGACATGGCTGCTCACGTGGGAGCATCCCGAACACCTCAGGAGGTGATGGAGCACTACGTGAGCATGTATATCCACGGCAACCTGGGGAAAGCCTGCATCCCTGACACCATCCCGAACAGGGTGACGGACCACACGTGTCCCAGCGGCGGCCCGCTGTCCCCCAGCCTGACGACGCCGCTGCCGCCACTGGACATCTCGGTggccgagcagcagcagctgggctaCATGCCACTCCGTGACGACTACGAGATCGAGTACGACCAGGACGCCGAGACGCTCATCAGCGGCCTCTCGGTGAACTACGACGACGACGACGTGGAAATCGAGTTGAAAAGAGCTCACGTGGACATGTACGTGAGGAAACTCAAGGAGAGGCAGCGGCGGAAGAACATTGCGCGAGACTATAATTTGGTACCGGCCTTCCTGGGGAAGGATaaaaaagacaaggagaaaGCTCCCAAACGAAAAatcacaaaagaagaaaaggagttGAGGCTGAAACTGAGGCCTTTGTACCAGTTCATGTCTTGTAAGGAGTTTGAAGACTTCTTTGAGAACATGCACAAGGAGAGGATACTTCGAGCGAAGATTCGGGAGCTGCAGCGGTATCGGCGAAATGGGATCACCAAGATGGAGGAGTCGGCAGAGTACGAGGCGGCCCGGCACAAACgggaaaagaggaaggagaacaaGAACATAGCTAGTTCcaagagagggaaggaggagggtaAAGAAGGTGAATTTGCTGCCATTGAAAACCTGCCTGGCTTTGAACTCTTATCAGACAGGGAAAAggtgctctgcagctctctgaacTTGAGTCCTGCACGTTACGTGACTGTAAAAACTATCATCATTAAAGACCATCTCCAAAAAAGACAAGGAATTCCTTCAAAGAGTCGCCTTCCCAGTTACTTAGATAAGGTactgaagaaaaggattttaaacTTTCTGACAGAAAGTGGTTGGATATCCAGGGATGCTTCATGAAATTCAGCTGATctgaaaaaacacagcagaggcCCATTACAGCCTCAAGGACTCcgttattttttccttccctccccaaagATACAGAAACCATGTCgcttaaaaaacacaaaagagcAAATACATAAACCTCCACAGTCATCATGATCCATGGTGGTTTAAATAGACTTTTGCTTTGGATCATGGAAAATTCTTAATTGTGAAACTTCTACATTGGATTTCACTGCTTTTGGTACATTCTTAGAACAGATTTTTTCATGTGAACTTACTAAAGTCCGGTAGTCCCAGAGTAGTTGCTTTAGTCCGTACTATTGGATAAATGAATATCAGTGTAatccttgcttttctttgcaggtAGGAGATAGTTTCATTTGCTGGAAACTTTCTtcaccttttgttttgttttttttttggcataatGCTGGCAGCAAAGTGAAGCTTACAAAAGTCCTGTGCTCAGGAGCAGGCGAGCAGGGACTTTTGTGACCACTGATAAGCTTTTGGAACATTCTCCTTAGTAACTACAGCCGAGGCATGGGGACACTGGTGTGAGAGTTCCTGTTGAGAATACAGCAGGGGTGAGCCATGGCAAGaagtggaaggaaggaaggaaatgtggTAGGTGAGATGCCTCCAGGGACTTGTGCTGTGGAGGGGGGTTCTTGAGCTCCCAGCTGATCTGGGCATTGTTTTGACCTGAGTTTCCTGAAACAGACCCCTCTGAAGAGCTGACATTTCCTGCTTGGTGCTGGAGTGTCAAGAATACCCAGCAGCTGTGGTGCTCTGCTCCAGAGGAGGGGTCAGCTACAGGGAGGTACCTGATTTGGGCCAGAAGTGGCATTTGGGAGAATAGGCAGTGAGGTGTTTGGCAGAAGCTGAGAGCCTCAGGCAGCAGAATCACTGTTTTTCCTTGGTGTGGaaggctgctcctcctccttcGGCATCTTAACTGCTGAGCTCATAGAGGCTGAGGAGCTGCCTCCTGAATTTCGTTGGGAAGTTAGGGAAAGGGAGCGAGATTCTCAAATGGGGTGTGATCGCTGAGATTggtctttaaaaacaaaaataacaattgATGCAGATTTGGTCAAAATGCACAAAGCGCTTGCTCCTAAATTTGGAGTGCTTAATCCAGCCACTGTAGGGTTCTAATTGCACGTACCTTGAAACATACCAGCCCAGGCACATTGAAACTGAGTTTACTGACAGGTAGAAGAGCAGTCAGTGCACCTTGGGAGGAATCTCCTCCAGTtctgacagctgctgcttggagtgctgctggagctgggcaccAGCTGGGATGTAACACAGCGGGAAACACAAATGCCCAACCCACAGTACCGTTCTAGTAAGATCTATTGATGAAAGGAAAGATGTTGAAGGAGGATTAGAAAAATACTATTATGCCCATTTCATCCTTCAATTCCCTGCTGATCTTGaaccaaatgaataaaaaatggtTGCCACGTGGAAGATGGCAGAGTTACTTGTGCCTAAGCCTCTCTGCTGGTTGTGTCTGGAGCAGGAAGCTGTGACTGGAGGAAGGCTGGGCAGGTCTTCTAGAGTGCAAGTGTACCAAACTTGGAACCTGACTGTTTTCAATAGGAGTGCAAGATCTGGAAATGTTATCTTGCTTTGATGCTTTGGGCTGTAGTCAGTGAGGATACCACAAATCTTAAAACAGTATTAATTCTGCAGTTTGGCAGAGGTATTCTGATCAGAACTGGGTTTCATTTAATACGTCCAGCATTACGAAACTAGTGTTACCAGTGAGTTTAGAATAAACGGGATACAATTACAAAGCCAgcatttctaaggaaaaaaaccaaatctcTAGTGCCTTTTTCTTTTGAGCTTATATCCCTTCAAAAAAGGTAAGGGCTATGTCCTCTGGGATGTAATACTTTGTTTGGCTTATCTGTAAGTGGTTTGTTGTGGCATACTTGAGACAAAACTGTCTCTTCTTGGCAGCAGTGGAGCTAACTGCAATGTGCTGAGTAGCTTTCATAACCACTTCTACCCTATATGCATGTACAAGCAGCACACAAGTTCATAAGGTATAAACCCTTGGTTATTTT contains:
- the TADA2B gene encoding transcriptional adapter 2-beta, with protein sequence MAELGKKYCVYCLAEVSPLRFRCTECADIELCPECFSAGAEIGPHRRWHGYQLVDGGRFTLWGAEAEGGWSSREEQLLLDAIEQFGFGNWEDMAAHVGASRTPQEVMEHYVSMYIHGNLGKACIPDTIPNRVTDHTCPSGGPLSPSLTTPLPPLDISVAEQQQLGYMPLRDDYEIEYDQDAETLISGLSVNYDDDDVEIELKRAHVDMYVRKLKERQRRKNIARDYNLVPAFLGKDKKDKEKAPKRKITKEEKELRLKLRPLYQFMSCKEFEDFFENMHKERILRAKIRELQRYRRNGITKMEESAEYEAARHKREKRKENKNIASSKRGKEEGKEGEFAAIENLPGFELLSDREKVLCSSLNLSPARYVTVKTIIIKDHLQKRQGIPSKSRLPSYLDKVLKKRILNFLTESGWISRDAS